The Hymenobacter sp. GOD-10R genome includes a window with the following:
- a CDS encoding NAD-dependent succinate-semialdehyde dehydrogenase yields MAIESFNPYTNRVVRRFQAFSWVKTERILAQAAQAVRTWRTTSFEHRAACMHRAAELLRERQDELARIMAVEMGKPVADGRGEVQKCALTCDYYAEHAEAFLSDEPLQSEAARSFIAYEPLGVVLAVMPWNFPFWQVVRFAAPALMAGNVGLLKHASNVPQCALALEKIFHDAGFPPATFRALLIETDLVAKLIEDDRVQAVTLTGSELAGSRVAAVAGANIKKAVLELGGSDAFIVLADADLELAAKTAAQARMINSGQSCIAAKRFIVEKSILKEFVAQLKAHLQAMRTGDPLDEATQFGPLARPDLADELTAQVNDSVAAGAKVELAGGQDKPGSALFRPMIISRVKPKQRAYHEELFGPVAIVMEAKDADDAIRLANDSRFGLGGAVWTRDVQRGEELARRVESGAVFVNAMVKSSPEVPFGGVKKSGYGRELSYLGIREFVNQKSIWIGGEAPPKQKKVE; encoded by the coding sequence ATGGCAATTGAGTCTTTCAATCCCTACACCAACCGTGTTGTTCGGCGCTTTCAGGCATTTTCCTGGGTCAAGACCGAACGCATTCTAGCCCAAGCGGCCCAGGCGGTCCGCACTTGGCGCACTACTTCGTTTGAACACCGTGCTGCGTGCATGCATCGGGCCGCCGAGCTGTTGCGCGAGCGGCAAGATGAGCTAGCGCGTATCATGGCCGTGGAGATGGGCAAACCCGTTGCAGATGGCCGCGGCGAAGTGCAGAAGTGCGCCCTTACCTGCGACTACTACGCCGAGCATGCCGAGGCGTTCCTGAGCGATGAGCCCCTGCAGTCGGAAGCAGCCCGCAGCTTTATTGCTTACGAACCCCTAGGTGTGGTATTGGCCGTGATGCCTTGGAATTTTCCGTTCTGGCAAGTAGTACGCTTCGCAGCGCCCGCCCTAATGGCTGGTAATGTGGGGCTGCTGAAGCACGCTTCCAACGTGCCGCAGTGCGCGCTGGCGCTGGAAAAAATATTCCATGACGCTGGCTTTCCGCCAGCTACGTTCCGTGCGTTGCTCATCGAAACCGATCTGGTTGCCAAGCTCATTGAGGACGACCGGGTGCAGGCCGTTACCCTTACGGGCAGCGAGCTAGCCGGGTCGAGAGTAGCCGCCGTGGCGGGGGCCAACATTAAAAAGGCGGTACTGGAGCTAGGTGGCTCCGATGCCTTCATTGTGCTGGCCGACGCCGATCTGGAGCTTGCAGCCAAAACCGCCGCTCAGGCGCGCATGATTAACTCCGGCCAGAGTTGCATCGCGGCCAAGCGCTTTATTGTGGAGAAATCTATTCTCAAGGAATTTGTGGCCCAGCTGAAGGCGCACCTGCAAGCCATGCGCACCGGCGATCCGCTCGACGAAGCTACGCAGTTTGGCCCTCTCGCCCGCCCCGACCTAGCTGACGAGTTGACCGCGCAAGTCAACGACTCAGTGGCGGCGGGCGCCAAGGTGGAGCTAGCAGGTGGGCAGGATAAACCTGGCTCTGCGTTATTCCGCCCGATGATTATTTCGAGAGTGAAGCCCAAACAACGCGCTTACCACGAGGAGCTGTTCGGCCCTGTGGCCATCGTCATGGAGGCCAAAGATGCCGACGATGCCATTCGCCTGGCCAACGATTCGCGTTTTGGCTTAGGCGGAGCTGTCTGGACGCGCGACGTGCAGCGCGGCGAGGAGCTAGCCCGCCGCGTTGAGTCGGGGGCTGTGTTTGTGAATGCCATGGTGAAGTCGTCGCCGGAAGTACCGTTTGGCGGCGTAAAGAAATCCGGCTACGGGCGGGAGCTTTCGTACCTAGGTATTCGGGAGTTCGTGAACCAAAAATCGATTTGGATCGGTGGCGAAGCTCCGCCTAAGCAAAAGAAAGTAGAGTAA
- a CDS encoding YdcF family protein — protein sequence MTLAVHESWLVAGVGPRLFYPSFASVFFLLSKFLYYVVMPATWLVALLVAALITRQPVRRKRFVIAALVVALVGTNAALSNRALLAWELPPVSVRTIAPHDAAVLLTGMANTHKSPHDRVYLSSAADRLTHTLWLYRTHRVRRIIVSGGSGDIDKYVHTEAAEVNTLLRLCGVPQADILLEDRSRNTRENALFTKELLARHPEIKSLVLVTSAFHMRRAAGCFRKVGLNPALFPVDFRTTDLEESASYWPIPEAGALGTWSLLFHEITGYVTYKLLGYC from the coding sequence GTGACGCTGGCTGTTCACGAATCGTGGCTCGTAGCGGGCGTTGGTCCTCGCTTATTTTATCCTAGCTTCGCAAGCGTGTTTTTTCTACTATCCAAGTTTCTGTACTACGTCGTGATGCCCGCGACGTGGCTGGTCGCGTTGCTGGTTGCGGCGCTAATTACTCGCCAACCTGTTCGGCGCAAACGGTTCGTGATAGCTGCGTTGGTTGTGGCGCTCGTCGGCACAAATGCCGCATTATCGAACCGGGCCTTGCTGGCTTGGGAACTGCCGCCTGTATCCGTGCGCACCATTGCGCCCCACGACGCAGCGGTGCTGCTGACCGGCATGGCCAACACCCATAAGTCGCCGCACGACCGGGTATATCTCTCCAGTGCCGCCGACCGCCTGACGCACACGCTTTGGCTGTACCGTACGCACCGGGTGCGGCGCATCATCGTGTCGGGCGGCTCCGGCGACATCGACAAGTACGTGCACACCGAAGCGGCGGAAGTAAATACCCTGCTGCGACTATGCGGGGTGCCGCAGGCGGATATCCTGTTGGAAGACCGAAGCCGCAATACCCGCGAAAATGCCTTGTTCACCAAAGAACTGCTCGCGCGCCATCCCGAAATCAAATCTCTGGTACTAGTCACGTCGGCGTTTCACATGCGCCGGGCGGCGGGGTGCTTTCGCAAGGTTGGCCTTAACCCCGCACTCTTCCCCGTCGACTTCCGCACCACCGATCTGGAAGAGTCAGCGAGCTACTGGCCTATTCCAGAGGCGGGCGCTTTGGGTACCTGGAGTTTGCTTTTTCATGAAATAACGGGCTATGTAACATACAAGCTCCTAGGGTACTGCTAG
- a CDS encoding thioredoxin family protein has protein sequence MKVSERMRVVDTNDEGLRHLTHDHLKVFAKFTSENCDICEQLAPPFAKFADEKPFEHILFLRLNSDENPVAKKMMQEKIAPFFVSYCQGRILECDTLTTEQEVHGMLQRLRDFLPTTT, from the coding sequence ATGAAAGTATCTGAACGCATGCGCGTCGTGGATACCAACGACGAAGGTCTTCGTCATCTCACGCACGACCACCTGAAGGTGTTCGCCAAATTCACCTCTGAGAATTGCGACATCTGCGAGCAGCTAGCTCCGCCCTTCGCTAAGTTCGCCGACGAAAAGCCGTTTGAGCACATTCTGTTTTTGCGCCTAAACTCGGATGAGAATCCGGTGGCCAAGAAGATGATGCAAGAGAAGATAGCACCGTTCTTTGTCAGCTACTGCCAAGGTCGGATCTTGGAGTGCGACACACTTACTACCGAACAAGAAGTGCACGGAATGCTGCAACGGTTGCGCGATTTCCTGCCAACCACTACCTAG
- a CDS encoding DUF885 domain-containing protein encodes MIHFSSKVLLASFATAALLSGCGKSDSRKQAEADMQPDAVFERFKPSFIDSLWYYNPKWASGAGFHKYDSLLVIPNAGRRQLDSAFQVRARKQLLSIEAGKLSVNNQTDYRLIENYLNRARWYADTLRDWQWNPANYNLASSVAEILNGRYQPLDRRLRSISFKLWRATDYYEAAKANIKQPTKEHTELAILQNQGGLNVFGKPLLDSVARSGLSEREKQQLRDRITVARQAMESYVAFLKGEVMPAGKFRSFRLGKELFDKKFAYDIQSSYTADEVYQKAQQHRRELLRDMHQRATRLWPKYFAGQPVPTDSLALIKQVVGKLSEKHATQAGFVAAVKQQIPVLVKFVNDHKLLTQDPSKPLVVRETPLYMRGSGAGASVSAPGPYDKAANTYYNVEPLDGQPAAQAQSYLREYNDYTLQILNIHEAIPGHYTQLVYANRSPSLIKSIFGNGAMIEGWAVYAERMMLESGYGDNTDEIWLMWDKWNMRVTLNAILDHEVHVGNITEAQTLALLQRDGFQEESEARNKWRRATLSQVQLSSYFTGYTAIYDLREELKKREGKEFNIKAFNEQFLSYGSAPVKYIREMMLKK; translated from the coding sequence ATGATCCATTTCTCCTCAAAAGTTCTCCTAGCTAGCTTCGCTACGGCAGCCTTGCTCTCTGGCTGCGGCAAATCGGATAGCCGCAAGCAGGCCGAAGCCGATATGCAGCCCGATGCGGTTTTTGAGCGCTTCAAGCCTAGTTTTATCGATTCGCTCTGGTATTATAACCCGAAGTGGGCGTCGGGCGCTGGTTTTCACAAGTACGATTCGCTGTTAGTAATACCCAACGCTGGGCGTCGGCAGCTCGACTCGGCCTTTCAGGTGCGGGCCCGCAAGCAACTGCTAAGCATTGAGGCGGGGAAGCTCTCGGTGAACAACCAGACGGACTACCGTCTCATTGAGAACTACCTCAACCGTGCCCGCTGGTACGCCGACACACTCCGCGACTGGCAGTGGAACCCGGCCAACTACAACCTAGCTTCGTCGGTAGCTGAAATTCTCAACGGCCGCTACCAGCCGCTCGACCGGCGCCTGCGTTCTATTTCCTTTAAGCTTTGGCGGGCTACTGATTATTACGAAGCCGCCAAAGCCAACATCAAGCAGCCCACCAAAGAGCACACCGAGCTAGCAATCCTGCAAAACCAAGGCGGGCTGAACGTGTTCGGCAAACCATTGCTCGACTCGGTCGCGAGGTCGGGCTTGTCGGAGCGGGAAAAGCAGCAGCTGCGCGACCGAATCACGGTTGCGCGCCAAGCCATGGAATCTTACGTTGCTTTTCTGAAGGGAGAAGTAATGCCCGCCGGTAAGTTTCGCAGCTTCCGGCTAGGTAAGGAGTTGTTCGATAAGAAGTTCGCCTACGATATTCAGTCGAGCTACACCGCCGACGAAGTGTACCAAAAAGCCCAGCAGCACCGCCGCGAGCTACTCCGCGACATGCACCAGCGCGCTACGCGCCTATGGCCTAAGTACTTTGCCGGTCAACCTGTGCCTACCGATTCGTTGGCGCTCATCAAGCAGGTTGTTGGTAAGCTCTCTGAAAAGCACGCCACGCAGGCTGGATTCGTGGCGGCCGTGAAGCAGCAGATTCCAGTGCTGGTGAAATTCGTGAACGATCATAAGCTACTGACCCAGGATCCAAGCAAGCCGTTGGTCGTGCGCGAAACGCCCCTTTATATGCGTGGCAGCGGCGCCGGGGCTTCGGTATCGGCGCCTGGCCCTTATGATAAAGCAGCCAACACGTACTACAACGTGGAGCCCCTCGACGGGCAACCGGCCGCGCAGGCGCAGAGCTACTTGCGCGAGTACAACGACTACACGCTTCAAATCCTGAACATCCACGAGGCCATTCCGGGGCACTACACGCAGCTGGTGTACGCCAACCGTTCGCCCTCGCTCATCAAGTCCATTTTCGGCAACGGCGCCATGATTGAAGGCTGGGCCGTGTACGCCGAGCGCATGATGCTGGAAAGCGGCTACGGTGACAACACCGACGAAATCTGGCTGATGTGGGATAAGTGGAACATGCGCGTGACCCTGAACGCCATTCTCGACCATGAGGTACACGTTGGCAACATCACCGAGGCCCAGACCCTAGCCCTTTTGCAGCGTGATGGGTTCCAGGAAGAAAGCGAAGCTCGCAATAAGTGGCGCCGTGCTACCCTATCACAGGTGCAGCTCAGCAGCTACTTCACCGGCTACACCGCCATCTACGACTTGCGCGAAGAGTTGAAAAAGCGCGAGGGTAAAGAATTCAACATAAAGGCGTTTAATGAGCAGTTTCTGAGTTACGGTAGCGCACCCGTGAAGTACATCCGGGAGATGATGTTGAAAAAGTAG
- a CDS encoding glycoside hydrolase family 2 protein: MKFFSRLSLLTGLGLALLGSARAQTPAVPPVQKAPIMSRWAKKVTPDNAWREYPRPQMVRPQWLNLNGQWDYAVTLQTAPTPTAFDGQILVPFCLESTLSGVTKPLQADQRLWYRRQLQVPAAWQGQRVLLHFGAVDYQCSLWMNGGLVGAHTGGSDPFTFDVTNFLKAGGTNELLLGVTDPTSTDEQPRGKQLLNPNGIWYTPVSGIWQTVWLEPVPAAGYLEEVRLTPEVDSSRLRVEALVHRPTEDYTTAIRLTALDGKKTVATTLVRAGQVAYLNLPSPKLWSPDSPFLYDLKTEFVTVQDPFGTTPRNQRPRNERAVAAAYAKATVTGAPVDAVTGYFAMRKISVGPGPIPGQPVLLLNNKFVFQNGPLDQGWWPASLLTPPSDEAMVFELDFLKQAGFNMLRKHIKVEPDRYYYHCDRLGLLVWQDMPSGFFDMPAQNERSGAIQEPLRRSVAKEQFELELHRLVDRLYNHPSIVTWVVHNEGWGEYDNPRLAAQVQALDPSRLVNAVSGWNDRGAGNFYDIHTYEPEPRAPQAQANRAIVIGEFGGIGWPIEGHLWNPAMRNWGYQTYKDAKAVEEAYQKKYAKIVEYYQKNGLSAAVYTQTTDVEGEINGLLTYDREVIKIPVKTLRKIHAPLLK, translated from the coding sequence ATGAAGTTTTTTTCCCGCTTAAGCCTGTTGACCGGGCTAGGCCTAGCCTTGCTCGGCTCCGCCCGCGCCCAAACTCCCGCTGTGCCGCCGGTGCAGAAAGCCCCTATTATGAGTCGGTGGGCCAAAAAGGTGACACCCGACAATGCCTGGCGCGAATACCCCCGTCCACAGATGGTGCGCCCGCAGTGGCTGAACCTGAACGGCCAGTGGGACTACGCCGTTACGCTCCAAACGGCCCCTACGCCAACGGCGTTCGATGGTCAGATTCTGGTGCCTTTCTGCCTGGAATCGACGCTGTCGGGCGTGACGAAGCCGCTGCAAGCCGACCAGCGTCTTTGGTACCGACGGCAGTTGCAGGTGCCAGCGGCCTGGCAAGGACAACGGGTGCTACTGCACTTTGGCGCTGTCGATTACCAGTGTAGCCTATGGATGAACGGCGGCCTGGTGGGCGCCCACACCGGCGGCTCCGACCCGTTCACCTTTGATGTTACCAACTTTTTGAAAGCTGGCGGCACCAACGAGCTGCTGCTAGGGGTAACCGACCCCACCTCGACCGACGAACAGCCCCGCGGCAAGCAACTGCTGAATCCTAATGGCATTTGGTACACCCCCGTGTCCGGCATCTGGCAGACGGTGTGGCTGGAGCCGGTGCCTGCCGCGGGCTACTTGGAAGAAGTGCGGCTGACGCCCGAGGTAGACTCTAGCCGCTTGCGGGTGGAAGCCCTCGTGCACCGCCCAACCGAAGACTACACCACCGCCATCCGCCTCACTGCCCTCGATGGCAAAAAGACGGTGGCAACAACCCTAGTGCGCGCCGGGCAGGTGGCTTACCTCAACCTTCCTAGCCCCAAGCTCTGGTCACCCGACAGTCCCTTTCTCTACGACCTAAAAACGGAGTTCGTGACAGTGCAGGACCCCTTCGGCACTACACCCCGCAACCAGCGTCCTCGCAACGAGCGAGCCGTGGCGGCGGCTTATGCCAAAGCTACCGTGACGGGCGCACCGGTCGATGCCGTGACGGGCTACTTTGCCATGCGCAAGATTTCAGTGGGCCCAGGTCCCATACCTGGTCAACCGGTGCTGCTACTCAACAACAAGTTCGTCTTTCAAAACGGACCGCTGGACCAGGGCTGGTGGCCGGCTAGCTTGCTCACGCCACCCTCCGATGAGGCCATGGTCTTTGAGCTAGACTTTCTCAAGCAAGCGGGCTTCAACATGCTACGCAAGCACATCAAGGTAGAACCTGACCGCTACTACTATCACTGCGACCGGCTGGGGCTGCTGGTATGGCAGGATATGCCCTCGGGCTTTTTCGATATGCCGGCGCAAAATGAGCGCTCTGGAGCGATACAGGAGCCACTACGCCGCTCAGTCGCCAAAGAGCAGTTTGAGTTGGAGTTGCACCGCCTCGTCGATCGCCTCTACAACCACCCTAGCATCGTGACCTGGGTGGTACACAACGAGGGCTGGGGCGAGTACGACAACCCGCGCTTAGCGGCGCAAGTGCAGGCCTTGGACCCGAGCCGACTGGTAAACGCCGTAAGCGGCTGGAACGACCGGGGCGCCGGAAACTTCTACGACATTCACACCTACGAGCCAGAACCTAGGGCTCCGCAAGCACAGGCAAACCGGGCCATCGTTATCGGCGAATTTGGGGGCATCGGCTGGCCCATCGAGGGACACCTCTGGAACCCGGCCATGCGCAACTGGGGCTATCAGACCTACAAGGATGCGAAAGCAGTGGAGGAAGCTTACCAGAAGAAGTACGCCAAAATTGTAGAATACTATCAAAAGAACGGGCTCTCAGCAGCCGTATACACCCAAACCACCGACGTAGAGGGCGAAATAAACGGCCTACTGACCTACGACCGGGAGGTCATCAAGATTCCGGTGAAGACGCTGCGCAAGATTCACGCGCCACTGCTCAAGTAG
- a CDS encoding M48 family metalloprotease — MNLFSFFTHHPRLATFGLLLPLAGATAFRAPQQTKQADPEVIAQFGLLNNEPLQKFIDVKGQQMAAISNRASYGYNFTIVDSPIINAFAAPDGNVYFTRGIMAHFNNEAQFAGVLGHEIGHITAKHGQKQQTRSTLATGALLLGSIFSSRIAQMAQPLSQGVGLLFLKYGRDDERESDQLGVAYSTKIGYDASQMADFFQTLQREQAASGAEAVPDFLSSHPNSADRYTTVKQLAANAKQQVGGRTLTVNRNSYLRMLEGLPYGEDPRQGFVEGSMFYHPDLKFQFPVPSGWKTQNSPTQFQMAEPSGKAVQILTTAGNGTLEAAAQSLAEQLKLQSPQASRTTINGFPAVAVQGNQVGQSQSGGQSITASTLSYVIQDGKRLYALIGLCAPNTLDTYGTQFQRVAQGFARLTDASKLNRQSEKVRIKTAKAGQTLAQALTANGIPAKRHQELAILNGMQTTDKLSAGMLYKVVGK, encoded by the coding sequence ATGAATCTGTTTTCCTTCTTTACCCACCATCCTCGTCTCGCCACGTTCGGGTTGTTGCTTCCGTTGGCCGGTGCTACTGCGTTTCGTGCGCCCCAACAAACCAAGCAGGCCGACCCGGAGGTAATTGCGCAGTTTGGCTTGCTCAATAATGAGCCGTTGCAGAAGTTCATCGACGTGAAAGGCCAGCAAATGGCGGCTATCTCGAACCGCGCTAGCTACGGCTACAACTTTACCATTGTCGATTCGCCCATCATCAACGCGTTTGCGGCGCCGGATGGCAACGTCTACTTCACTCGTGGTATTATGGCGCACTTCAACAACGAAGCGCAGTTTGCCGGAGTATTAGGGCACGAAATCGGACACATCACGGCCAAGCATGGGCAGAAGCAGCAAACGCGCTCCACGCTAGCCACCGGTGCGCTGCTGCTAGGGTCCATCTTTTCGAGTCGAATTGCGCAGATGGCGCAGCCACTGTCGCAGGGGGTGGGGCTATTATTTTTAAAGTATGGCCGCGACGACGAGCGGGAATCGGACCAGCTAGGAGTCGCTTACAGCACCAAAATTGGCTACGATGCGAGCCAAATGGCCGATTTTTTCCAAACGCTGCAACGAGAGCAGGCAGCTAGTGGAGCCGAGGCTGTGCCCGATTTCCTGTCTTCGCACCCGAATTCTGCCGACCGCTACACCACCGTGAAACAGCTGGCTGCCAATGCCAAACAGCAGGTTGGAGGGCGTACGCTCACCGTCAATCGAAATTCTTACCTGCGGATGCTAGAAGGGCTTCCCTACGGCGAAGACCCACGACAGGGCTTTGTGGAAGGTAGCATGTTCTACCATCCCGACCTGAAATTCCAGTTTCCGGTACCTAGCGGCTGGAAGACGCAGAACTCGCCCACGCAGTTTCAGATGGCTGAGCCTAGTGGCAAGGCCGTGCAAATCCTAACCACAGCCGGCAACGGCACCTTGGAGGCCGCCGCCCAGAGCCTAGCGGAGCAGCTGAAGCTTCAGTCGCCGCAAGCGTCGCGCACGACTATCAACGGCTTTCCTGCCGTGGCGGTGCAAGGCAACCAAGTGGGGCAAAGCCAATCGGGTGGGCAGAGTATTACGGCTAGCACGCTCTCCTACGTTATTCAGGATGGCAAAAGGCTGTACGCGCTGATTGGGCTGTGCGCGCCTAACACGTTGGACACGTACGGGACGCAGTTTCAGCGGGTAGCCCAAGGCTTTGCCCGCCTCACCGATGCTAGCAAACTCAATCGGCAGTCGGAGAAAGTTCGCATCAAAACTGCCAAAGCTGGCCAGACGCTCGCCCAGGCGCTTACCGCCAACGGCATCCCGGCGAAGCGTCACCAGGAGCTAGCCATTCTGAACGGCATGCAAACCACGGACAAGCTCAGCGCCGGCATGCTGTATAAAGTGGTGGGCAAGTAG
- a CDS encoding DNA/RNA non-specific endonuclease gives MSRLHLLFPFALLACSQQSADQPATVRAPYITPVSAAQAPAGFPETFEAGSKGAYAEADETLGSGSWHFTEALIGTSEQDHKRGEHAARLRERGRLRMNFDAPRGVRSIRVSSASYGDDAPSTWELWASSDGGRRYVRLGQSVRTSARLVATTFPAPTAGALRLEIRKTDKGKGRLNIDDIVLDASGSVAPSPAPRPSASLPSLPPATTRQATAVVTSRDDNMALGNPSGATSDPANATNYLLVHPQFTIGYNANRGTPTWVSWHLNRAWRGSAPRQDDFRPDLALPRGFYQVTPRSYSGSGFDKGHNCPSADRTTDLDDNSATFLMTNMIPQAPNNNQRTWSALEEYGRSLVDRGNEIYIIMGSYGKGGTGANGLATTLDNGHVTVPKRVWKVLVVLPEGGNDLQRIAAGQARLIAIDTPNDNGVSPNWGQYRVSVDAIEAATGLDLLSKLPLEVQTRLQASIDSGPTQ, from the coding sequence ATGAGCCGATTGCACCTTCTTTTCCCTTTTGCCCTACTCGCCTGTTCCCAGCAATCTGCCGACCAGCCCGCTACGGTTCGTGCTCCTTACATCACGCCGGTCTCGGCAGCCCAGGCTCCAGCCGGCTTCCCCGAAACCTTTGAAGCTGGCAGCAAAGGCGCGTACGCCGAGGCCGATGAAACCTTAGGCTCTGGCTCCTGGCATTTTACGGAGGCCCTGATCGGAACCTCCGAGCAAGATCACAAACGCGGCGAACACGCTGCTCGTCTGCGTGAGCGGGGCCGCCTGCGCATGAACTTCGATGCGCCACGCGGGGTGCGCAGCATTCGCGTCAGCAGCGCCAGCTACGGCGACGATGCCCCGAGCACCTGGGAGTTGTGGGCCAGCTCCGATGGTGGTCGCCGTTACGTGCGCCTCGGTCAGTCGGTGCGCACTAGTGCCCGCCTTGTGGCTACCACCTTCCCGGCTCCTACCGCGGGTGCACTTCGCCTGGAAATTCGCAAAACGGATAAGGGTAAAGGGCGCCTGAACATCGATGATATTGTGCTGGATGCTTCTGGTAGTGTAGCACCTAGCCCGGCACCTAGGCCGAGCGCTTCGTTGCCTAGCCTCCCTCCTGCTACCACGCGCCAAGCCACCGCTGTTGTTACCAGCCGCGACGATAACATGGCCTTAGGCAACCCCAGTGGGGCAACCAGTGACCCGGCCAACGCCACCAATTACTTGCTGGTGCATCCGCAGTTCACCATTGGCTACAACGCCAACCGTGGCACGCCCACCTGGGTGAGTTGGCACCTAAACCGTGCCTGGCGAGGCTCGGCCCCACGCCAAGACGACTTCCGCCCCGACCTAGCCCTGCCCCGCGGCTTCTACCAGGTCACGCCGCGCAGCTACTCAGGCTCAGGCTTCGACAAAGGCCACAATTGCCCTAGTGCCGACCGTACCACCGACCTCGACGATAACTCGGCAACCTTCTTGATGACCAACATGATTCCGCAGGCGCCTAATAACAACCAGCGGACCTGGTCGGCCTTGGAAGAATACGGTCGCTCGCTGGTAGACCGTGGCAATGAAATTTACATCATCATGGGGAGCTACGGCAAAGGCGGCACCGGTGCCAACGGCCTAGCTACGACCCTCGACAATGGCCACGTCACCGTGCCCAAGCGCGTTTGGAAAGTGCTGGTGGTGTTGCCTGAAGGTGGCAACGACCTGCAGCGTATCGCCGCGGGCCAGGCTCGTCTCATCGCCATCGATACTCCTAATGACAATGGTGTCAGCCCCAACTGGGGCCAGTACCGGGTATCCGTCGACGCCATCGAAGCTGCTACTGGCCTAGATTTACTGAGTAAGCTCCCGCTAGAGGTGCAAACGCGTCTGCAAGCTAGCATTGATTCCGGGCCGACGCAGTAG
- a CDS encoding M28 family peptidase, which yields MNIKPFLFFLGSLAVAQQARAQSFTVSKPITDALAQVQPNDIKAHIQYLADDKLKGRLPGTPGYQMAVDYVTEQLKKLGAQPAGENGTYVQKVRLRRAFTAPGATLTVQAQQGTAPTLAYGQDFMFYPNPEEAQVSVQAPLVFAGYGISTPELGYDDYKGVDAKGKVVVIVRGAPKKFSSTVALYNEDLLTIMQTAARHGAVGVLVASTKPTAKLIAQPKGVISVLGPDGKVAVSRSYATKQIRMLGTVNAATLQNLFVGAAADTGRVLASLRTDKPMSQALTGSLTAQFRSTYQDVDSYNVVGKIPGTDAKLKNEYVVHSAHLDHLGISTPVEGDSLYNGAHDNASGVASVLEIGKVYSRLKEKPKRSVLLVLVTGEEMGLMGSGYFAKYPTVPKAQIVADVNTDMPTIIAPLLSVVPLGAENSSLQTQVTNAANYLGLTVEDDPEPEQNRFIRSDQYSFVAQGIPALHIKYGNKTADGQNNLSQTVQQWRAKYYHKPQDDINGVFDFEAGKKYVQLNFLIGYQIAQNPARPTWNPGNFFGQKKVQ from the coding sequence ATGAACATCAAACCCTTTCTATTCTTTCTCGGGAGTCTGGCCGTGGCGCAGCAAGCCCGAGCGCAGAGCTTCACCGTCTCTAAGCCTATTACAGACGCCCTAGCCCAAGTGCAGCCCAACGACATAAAGGCTCATATTCAATACCTGGCCGACGATAAGCTAAAAGGCCGTTTGCCCGGCACGCCCGGTTACCAGATGGCGGTAGATTACGTCACCGAGCAGCTCAAAAAGCTAGGTGCCCAGCCCGCCGGTGAAAACGGGACCTATGTACAGAAGGTACGCCTACGTCGTGCATTCACCGCGCCCGGTGCTACGCTGACGGTGCAGGCCCAGCAAGGCACTGCACCGACTCTCGCGTACGGACAGGATTTTATGTTCTACCCCAACCCGGAGGAAGCCCAGGTGAGCGTGCAGGCGCCGCTGGTGTTTGCCGGTTACGGCATCAGCACGCCTGAGCTAGGATACGATGACTACAAGGGCGTCGACGCGAAAGGGAAAGTGGTGGTGATTGTGCGGGGCGCGCCGAAGAAGTTTTCTTCTACGGTAGCTCTCTACAATGAAGACCTGCTAACCATCATGCAAACTGCTGCTCGCCACGGTGCAGTAGGCGTGCTAGTAGCCAGCACCAAGCCAACGGCCAAGCTGATTGCACAGCCGAAAGGAGTGATAAGCGTATTAGGGCCGGATGGGAAAGTGGCCGTGTCGCGGAGCTATGCTACGAAGCAGATTCGCATGTTAGGTACCGTGAATGCTGCTACGCTACAAAACCTGTTTGTGGGTGCCGCTGCCGACACCGGCCGGGTCCTAGCCTCACTGCGCACCGATAAACCCATGTCGCAGGCGCTGACCGGCAGCCTGACGGCGCAGTTCCGCTCGACCTACCAAGACGTAGACAGCTATAACGTAGTAGGCAAGATTCCGGGCACTGATGCCAAGCTGAAAAACGAGTACGTGGTGCACAGCGCCCACCTCGACCACCTAGGTATCAGCACGCCTGTGGAGGGCGACTCGCTCTACAACGGCGCCCACGACAATGCCTCTGGCGTGGCGAGCGTGCTGGAAATTGGCAAAGTATACTCGCGGCTGAAGGAGAAGCCCAAGCGCTCGGTGCTGCTGGTGCTGGTGACGGGCGAAGAAATGGGCCTGATGGGTTCGGGCTATTTTGCGAAGTACCCAACCGTGCCGAAAGCGCAAATTGTGGCTGACGTAAACACCGATATGCCGACCATCATCGCGCCGTTGCTATCGGTGGTGCCGCTGGGCGCGGAGAACTCCTCGTTGCAAACCCAAGTGACGAATGCTGCCAACTACCTAGGTCTGACGGTAGAGGATGACCCGGAGCCCGAGCAGAACCGTTTTATCCGCAGCGACCAGTACAGCTTTGTGGCCCAAGGGATACCCGCGCTGCACATCAAGTACGGCAACAAAACGGCCGACGGCCAGAATAACCTTAGCCAGACCGTGCAGCAGTGGCGCGCCAAGTACTACCACAAACCCCAGGACGATATTAACGGCGTATTTGACTTTGAAGCCGGTAAGAAGTACGTGCAGCTCAATTTTCTGATTGGCTACCAGATTGCTCAAAACCCTGCCCGCCCGACCTGGAACCCCGGTAATTTCTTTGGGCAAAAGAAGGTGCAGTAA